The following are encoded together in the Rhodopirellula bahusiensis genome:
- the cysK gene encoding cysteine synthase A, with protein sequence MGGYSLMSRGKTFDNIARAIGETPMVQINRLVPSGDATVFAKCEFFQPLNSVKDRIGVAMIEAGERDGSINPDTHIIEPTSGNTGIALAFVCAAKGYKLTLTMPESMSVERRALLRAMGANLVLTPAGDGMKGAITTAQELVDQTDNAFMPQQFENPSNPAIHEATTGPEIWDDTDGKIDAIVAGVGTGGTITGVARFLKKQNPDFKAFAVEPKHSPVISGGSPGKHRIQGIGAGFIPGNLDTSIIDDVVQVDDEDAFEWGRQLAKQEGIVAGISSGANMWAAAQIAARPDMKGKRIVTVMCSLGERYLSTPLFGDLGL encoded by the coding sequence ATGGGAGGTTACAGCCTGATGTCTCGAGGAAAAACTTTCGACAACATTGCCCGCGCGATTGGCGAAACGCCGATGGTGCAGATCAATCGCTTGGTCCCTTCGGGTGATGCGACGGTCTTTGCCAAGTGCGAGTTCTTTCAACCGCTCAACAGCGTGAAAGATCGTATCGGTGTGGCGATGATCGAAGCCGGGGAACGTGATGGAAGCATCAATCCCGACACGCACATCATCGAACCAACCAGTGGGAACACCGGCATTGCACTGGCGTTCGTCTGTGCGGCAAAGGGGTACAAGCTGACTCTCACGATGCCGGAATCAATGTCGGTTGAACGCCGTGCATTGTTGCGAGCGATGGGAGCCAACTTGGTTTTGACGCCTGCCGGCGACGGAATGAAGGGTGCCATCACGACGGCTCAAGAATTGGTCGACCAGACCGACAACGCGTTCATGCCTCAGCAGTTCGAAAACCCATCCAATCCAGCGATCCACGAAGCCACCACGGGGCCCGAGATTTGGGACGACACGGATGGCAAGATCGACGCGATTGTTGCGGGGGTGGGAACCGGCGGAACCATCACCGGTGTGGCCCGTTTCCTGAAGAAACAAAACCCAGACTTCAAAGCATTCGCGGTTGAGCCCAAGCACTCTCCCGTGATCAGTGGCGGATCGCCAGGCAAACACCGCATTCAAGGAATTGGTGCTGGCTTCATTCCCGGCAACTTGGACACGTCGATCATTGATGACGTTGTGCAGGTCGATGATGAAGATGCTTTTGAGTGGGGGCGACAGCTCGCCAAGCAAGAGGGCATCGTTGCCGGGATCAGTAGCGGAGCGAATATGTGGGCGGCTGCTCAGATTGCTGCGCGACCTGATATGAAGGGCAAGCGAATTGTCACCGTGATGTGCAGCTTAGGTGAACGTTATCTCAGCACGCCGCTGTTTGGTGACCTAGGCTTGTAA
- a CDS encoding 2-oxoacid:ferredoxin oxidoreductase subunit beta, with protein sequence MNLPVLKAADFASDQDVRWCPGCGDYSILAQMKKILPDLGVPREKTVFVSGIGCSSRFPYYMNTYGMHSIHGRAPTFATGLKSTRPDLMVWVITGDGDALSIGGNHFIHCLRRNLDVNIVLFNNRIYGLTKGQYSPTSTEGQVTKSTPMGAIDHPLSPLSVALAAEATFVARSIDAHVQHLGKTLKAAAEHKGTSLVEVYQNCNVFNDGAMAYAQERKQRADNVIELEHGKPLIFGAERDKGIRLVGSHLEVVNTADVPADDLLIHDANDPNPSIQMMLARMRYPEMPEPIGVLRSVAGVSTYNDQINEQVTQAKAARGEGDLAKLFRSGDTWEVTA encoded by the coding sequence ATGAATCTTCCTGTCCTCAAGGCCGCCGACTTCGCCTCCGATCAAGACGTTCGCTGGTGCCCAGGTTGCGGTGACTATTCGATTCTCGCTCAGATGAAAAAGATCCTGCCGGATCTTGGTGTGCCTCGCGAGAAAACTGTGTTCGTCAGCGGCATCGGTTGCAGCAGCCGATTCCCGTATTACATGAACACGTATGGCATGCACAGCATTCACGGCCGTGCACCCACGTTCGCAACCGGATTGAAGTCGACTCGTCCTGATTTGATGGTGTGGGTCATCACCGGTGACGGCGATGCGCTCTCCATCGGTGGCAACCACTTCATCCACTGCTTGCGTCGTAACCTCGACGTCAACATCGTGTTGTTCAACAACCGGATCTATGGTTTGACGAAGGGTCAATACAGCCCAACCAGCACCGAAGGTCAGGTCACGAAGAGCACGCCAATGGGGGCGATCGATCACCCATTGAGCCCACTGTCAGTCGCCTTGGCCGCGGAAGCGACATTCGTCGCACGCAGCATTGATGCCCACGTTCAGCACCTTGGGAAAACACTCAAGGCGGCCGCGGAACACAAAGGAACATCACTCGTTGAGGTTTATCAAAACTGCAACGTGTTCAACGACGGGGCGATGGCCTACGCACAAGAACGCAAGCAACGTGCTGACAACGTCATCGAACTGGAGCACGGCAAGCCGTTGATCTTCGGTGCCGAACGTGACAAAGGCATTCGCTTGGTCGGCAGCCACCTCGAAGTCGTCAACACCGCGGATGTGCCAGCCGACGATTTGTTGATCCACGATGCAAACGATCCGAATCCTTCGATCCAGATGATGTTGGCACGCATGCGATACCCAGAGATGCCAGAGCCGATTGGCGTTCTGCGGAGTGTTGCTGGGGTGTCGACCTACAACGATCAAATCAACGAGCAAGTCACGCAAGCCAAAGCGGCACGCGGCGAAGGCGATCTCGCCAAGCTGTTCCGTAGCGGCGATACATGGGAGGTTACAGCCTGA
- a CDS encoding 2-oxoacid:acceptor oxidoreductase subunit alpha has translation MTTSTPTTNKKIESVPGITVRLCGDSGDGMQLLGTQLTNTSALAGNDVATFPDFPAEIRAPRGTRAGVSGFQVQFASESIFTPGDTLDALVVMNPAAMVTNIGDLRKGGILIANEDGFNDKEYKLAKVESNPLEADVIDQSYRVVKVAMTKLTRAAVAEHGLSTKIADRCKNFFAMGLVYWLFGRSLDPTLRFIEAKFGKKPDIAAANVAALRAGWAYGETTEEFSESYQVEAAELEPGTYRNIMGNQALAWGLIAASNISGKEMFYGTYPITPASDILHELTKFKNFGVRTFQAEDEIAAIGATIGAAFGGTMAVTASSGPGIALKGEAMGLGVMLELPMIVINVQRGGPSTGLPTKTEQSDLLQVMFGRNGEAPMPVLAPRSPGDCFAMAVEAWRIATECMVPVMLLSDGYIANGSEPWKIPDMDELPTIKCSHPEEHTGEGPFLPYARDENLARPWAIPGTPELMHRLGGLEKEDGTGNVSYDPANHQHMCDTRAAKVAKIAERIPEQDVNGETSGDVLVVSWGGTYGACHTAVNRCREAGHSVSHAHIRYVNPLPRNIGTLLKSFKTVVVPELNSGQLRMLLRAEYLVDCIGINKIQGKPFAVSELVEAISKHTSTQSHSKAG, from the coding sequence ATGACCACTTCTACGCCGACGACCAACAAAAAAATCGAATCCGTACCGGGGATCACTGTTCGCTTGTGCGGTGACTCAGGCGATGGAATGCAGCTTCTGGGCACGCAGTTGACCAACACTTCGGCGTTGGCAGGCAACGACGTGGCCACGTTCCCCGACTTCCCCGCTGAGATCCGTGCCCCACGCGGCACCCGAGCTGGGGTGTCTGGTTTCCAGGTTCAATTTGCCAGCGAATCGATCTTCACGCCTGGTGACACCCTGGACGCGTTGGTGGTGATGAACCCAGCGGCCATGGTCACCAATATCGGCGATCTGCGCAAAGGCGGGATCCTGATCGCCAACGAAGATGGCTTCAACGACAAGGAATACAAACTCGCGAAAGTCGAGAGCAACCCGCTCGAAGCCGACGTGATCGATCAGTCCTACCGGGTCGTGAAGGTCGCGATGACCAAGCTGACTCGCGCGGCTGTTGCTGAGCACGGGTTGTCGACCAAGATCGCCGACCGCTGCAAGAACTTCTTCGCAATGGGTTTGGTGTACTGGCTGTTTGGCCGTTCGCTCGACCCGACGTTGCGTTTCATCGAGGCCAAATTTGGGAAGAAGCCTGACATCGCCGCTGCCAACGTCGCGGCACTGCGGGCTGGTTGGGCTTATGGCGAAACGACCGAAGAGTTTAGCGAGAGCTATCAAGTCGAAGCCGCGGAACTCGAGCCGGGCACCTACCGAAACATCATGGGCAACCAAGCTCTCGCTTGGGGCTTGATCGCTGCATCGAACATCAGCGGCAAAGAGATGTTCTACGGAACGTATCCAATCACGCCCGCCTCTGACATTTTGCACGAGCTGACGAAGTTCAAGAACTTTGGCGTTCGCACGTTTCAAGCGGAAGACGAGATCGCCGCGATCGGAGCCACGATCGGAGCTGCCTTCGGCGGCACGATGGCGGTCACCGCCAGCAGTGGTCCCGGCATCGCTTTGAAAGGCGAAGCGATGGGATTGGGCGTGATGTTGGAATTGCCGATGATCGTGATCAACGTTCAACGCGGCGGACCCAGCACCGGACTGCCAACGAAGACCGAGCAGAGCGATTTGTTGCAAGTCATGTTTGGCCGCAACGGTGAAGCACCGATGCCTGTCTTGGCACCTCGTTCGCCTGGCGATTGCTTCGCGATGGCGGTGGAAGCATGGCGCATCGCGACGGAATGCATGGTTCCTGTGATGTTGCTTTCCGATGGCTACATCGCCAACGGCAGTGAACCATGGAAGATCCCTGACATGGATGAGTTGCCAACCATCAAATGCAGCCACCCAGAAGAGCACACTGGCGAAGGCCCGTTCTTGCCATACGCTCGCGACGAGAATTTGGCTCGTCCGTGGGCGATTCCGGGTACGCCGGAGTTGATGCACCGCCTTGGCGGCTTGGAAAAGGAAGACGGCACGGGCAACGTGTCTTACGATCCGGCCAACCACCAACACATGTGCGACACGCGTGCGGCCAAGGTCGCGAAAATTGCGGAGCGTATTCCTGAGCAAGACGTCAACGGCGAAACTTCGGGTGACGTCTTGGTGGTTTCATGGGGCGGAACATACGGCGCTTGTCACACGGCGGTGAACCGTTGCCGTGAGGCTGGCCATTCGGTCTCCCACGCTCACATTCGTTACGTCAATCCACTGCCACGCAACATCGGCACCTTGCTGAAGTCGTTCAAGACGGTCGTCGTGCCGGAATTGAACTCCGGCCAACTGCGAATGTTGCTTCGTGCCGAGTACCTCGTGGACTGCATTGGGATCAACAAGATCCAGGGCAAGCCGTTTGCTGTTTCCGAATTGGTGGAAGCCATCAGCAAACACACTTCGACGCAATCACATAGCAAAGCGGGTTAG
- a CDS encoding adenylate/guanylate cyclase domain-containing protein, whose protein sequence is MSPPLAETPRRWTWAQRHAMFLVGVSPIIANVIGSVFNILYNQTQIQPLLSPAQMDRFHACWQVFNLFVYPVAIACYVVPLWQLRSVHRALLNHQPIEPETLAAARRRVIHLPWWFLLVAAIGWLSCIPVFPLAIASAGEPLSGLVVWHLITSFVIASLIAVTQSFFAVELTAQATLFPVFFQDSNPANVPGAVPLSIRARGILWAFSAVVCPVISLVMLLIVPDAANLSPMFGVTVGIVAIAFGLITSWMLGRWVTAPVMQLQRAASNVARGNLDVRVKLLRSDDFGHLIERFNRMVDGLQHREKLQETFGRHVGREAAKQIMNQSDGLNGSEQVISVMFVDVRNFTRQSSKLTPTQVVQALNLFFQEAVEVIESHGGMVNKFLGDGFMAIFGVGGSLVDHGPKAVAAGQELATSMANKKALLREAGWEDFAIGIGINTGPAVVGCIGSPKRQEYTAIGDTVNIASRVESLTKPLDRSLLITQSTRDTLPESFPAIALPEQMVKGKTTALAVFAIPEESNRSNEWVQVDDTSESTSKTVISERDLQNTPGRP, encoded by the coding sequence ATGTCGCCACCGCTCGCCGAAACGCCCCGCCGCTGGACCTGGGCTCAACGTCACGCCATGTTCCTGGTCGGGGTCTCGCCGATCATCGCGAATGTGATCGGCAGCGTTTTCAACATTCTCTACAACCAAACGCAGATCCAACCGCTGCTCTCGCCAGCACAAATGGACCGTTTCCATGCCTGTTGGCAGGTTTTCAATCTGTTCGTGTACCCGGTCGCGATCGCCTGCTATGTCGTGCCGCTTTGGCAACTCCGCAGCGTCCACCGAGCTCTGCTGAATCATCAGCCGATCGAACCTGAGACGCTCGCTGCCGCTCGCCGCCGAGTGATCCATTTGCCATGGTGGTTCCTGCTGGTCGCGGCGATTGGTTGGCTTTCCTGCATTCCCGTTTTCCCGCTCGCCATCGCGTCCGCGGGAGAGCCGCTTTCCGGGTTGGTCGTTTGGCACCTGATCACCTCGTTTGTGATCGCGTCGCTGATCGCGGTCACGCAGAGTTTCTTCGCCGTCGAACTCACCGCTCAGGCAACGCTGTTTCCGGTCTTCTTCCAAGACAGCAACCCAGCCAACGTTCCCGGAGCGGTTCCGCTAAGCATCCGGGCTCGCGGAATCCTGTGGGCATTCTCCGCAGTTGTCTGTCCAGTGATCTCGCTGGTGATGTTGCTGATCGTCCCTGATGCAGCCAACCTGTCGCCGATGTTTGGCGTGACCGTCGGCATTGTTGCGATCGCGTTTGGTTTGATCACCAGTTGGATGCTCGGACGCTGGGTCACTGCGCCAGTGATGCAGTTGCAACGTGCCGCATCGAATGTCGCGCGAGGCAACTTGGACGTCCGAGTGAAGCTCCTTCGCAGCGACGACTTTGGGCACTTGATCGAACGATTCAATCGGATGGTCGACGGATTGCAACACCGCGAAAAGTTGCAGGAGACATTTGGTCGTCACGTAGGACGCGAAGCGGCCAAACAGATCATGAACCAAAGCGATGGTCTCAACGGCAGTGAACAAGTCATCTCGGTCATGTTCGTGGACGTCCGCAACTTCACTCGTCAATCATCCAAGCTCACGCCAACGCAGGTCGTTCAAGCACTCAACTTGTTCTTTCAAGAAGCGGTCGAAGTGATCGAATCGCACGGCGGAATGGTGAATAAGTTCTTGGGTGATGGCTTCATGGCGATCTTTGGCGTTGGCGGCAGCCTCGTGGACCACGGCCCCAAAGCGGTCGCCGCGGGACAAGAACTGGCAACCTCAATGGCGAACAAAAAAGCCCTGCTGCGAGAAGCCGGCTGGGAAGATTTCGCGATTGGAATTGGCATCAACACGGGCCCGGCCGTGGTCGGATGCATCGGTTCGCCCAAGCGTCAGGAATACACCGCGATTGGCGACACCGTGAACATTGCCTCGCGAGTCGAATCGCTGACCAAACCGCTGGACCGTTCCCTGCTGATCACGCAGTCCACGCGAGACACGTTGCCTGAATCCTTCCCAGCGATCGCGTTGCCCGAGCAAATGGTCAAAGGCAAAACAACCGCGTTGGCTGTCTTTGCCATTCCGGAAGAGTCCAATCGATCAAACGAGTGGGTTCAAGTCGACGACACAAGCGAGTCGACATCAAAAACAGTGATCTCCGAGCGAGACCTGCAGAACACTCCCGGGCGTCCCTGA
- a CDS encoding Glu/Leu/Phe/Val family dehydrogenase, with translation MKAFESTRIFFDQAADRLEIDPDLREALLMPQREVQVQVTIRLDDGRLANYVGFRVQHDHSRGPMKGGLRFHPEVDLDETRALASLMTWKTAVVDLPYGGAKGGIGIDPSQMSCSEIERLTRAFVDQIHDIVGPDTDIPAPDMGTDHQVMAWFRNQWEKYHGFHPAVITGKPVEEYGAKGREEATGRGVGTLTVKLAKRLGMEASKTRVAIQGFGNVGSHAAKFLHDAQFPIVAVSDITGTYYNAEGLNIPELLRHKFSHPKGLLEGFERAEHLPLDALLKLDHVEVLIPAALGGVITQKNAQDINAKVIIEAANGPVDPDADAALHDRGVTILPDILANAGGVTVSYFEWVQNRQHYRWPLDRVRQELDHTMNEAFEKVWQMAAQHEVSLRTAAYMIGISRVRHATELAGLA, from the coding sequence ATGAAAGCTTTCGAATCCACGCGGATTTTCTTTGACCAAGCCGCGGATCGTTTGGAGATTGATCCTGATCTTCGAGAAGCTTTGTTGATGCCCCAGCGTGAGGTGCAAGTTCAAGTGACGATCCGTCTCGACGACGGACGCCTGGCAAACTATGTCGGCTTTCGTGTGCAGCACGATCACAGTCGCGGGCCGATGAAGGGCGGATTGCGTTTTCACCCCGAAGTCGACTTGGACGAGACTCGCGCTTTGGCGAGTTTGATGACTTGGAAGACTGCCGTGGTGGATTTGCCATACGGCGGTGCGAAGGGCGGGATCGGAATCGACCCCAGCCAAATGTCGTGCTCTGAAATCGAACGGTTGACGCGAGCGTTCGTCGATCAAATTCACGACATCGTCGGGCCGGACACGGACATCCCCGCACCCGACATGGGAACGGATCACCAAGTGATGGCTTGGTTCCGAAACCAGTGGGAAAAGTACCACGGGTTTCATCCCGCGGTGATCACGGGGAAACCCGTTGAAGAGTACGGTGCCAAAGGCCGCGAAGAGGCGACCGGGCGAGGTGTTGGAACCTTGACCGTGAAGTTGGCCAAGCGTTTGGGGATGGAGGCGTCAAAGACCCGCGTCGCGATTCAAGGCTTCGGCAATGTGGGGTCACACGCGGCCAAGTTCTTGCATGACGCTCAGTTTCCAATCGTGGCCGTCTCGGACATCACCGGGACTTATTACAACGCCGAAGGGTTGAACATCCCTGAGTTGTTGCGACACAAGTTTTCGCACCCGAAGGGATTGCTGGAAGGCTTTGAACGAGCCGAGCATTTGCCACTGGATGCGTTGTTGAAACTGGATCACGTGGAGGTGTTGATTCCCGCTGCTTTGGGCGGAGTCATCACGCAAAAGAACGCGCAGGACATCAACGCGAAAGTCATCATCGAAGCGGCGAATGGGCCGGTCGATCCGGACGCGGACGCGGCGCTGCACGATCGCGGGGTCACGATCCTTCCTGACATTCTTGCGAATGCCGGCGGTGTCACGGTCAGCTATTTCGAATGGGTTCAAAATCGCCAGCACTACCGTTGGCCGCTCGATCGTGTGCGTCAAGAACTTGATCACACGATGAATGAAGCGTTTGAAAAAGTCTGGCAGATGGCCGCTCAGCACGAAGTTTCGCTTCGCACGGCAGCCTATATGATCGGTATCTCGCGAGTCCGGCATGCAACGGAACTCGCCGGCTTGGCATAG